A portion of the Deltaproteobacteria bacterium genome contains these proteins:
- a CDS encoding N-acetylmuramoyl-L-alanine amidase, producing the protein MPPPPEPVRGRSSIAVSEGLRKRTGCGIVWLPSPHFEERKTGVDTVVLHYTATGSLEETADLLLKQERPVSVHYVIGRDGRIVQMVDLEKKAWHAGESMFQGRPDVNDFSIGIELVNWGLLKQREGTLFVWPGEYGTEYPGESAVYAGGQWWDRFTETQYGVLGDLIGQIRVFFPAITPERIVGHAEVALPRGRKIDPGLAFDWERVRGNRRGWG; encoded by the coding sequence ATGCCGCCCCCCCCTGAGCCGGTGAGGGGGAGATCGAGCATAGCCGTAAGCGAAGGTTTGCGGAAACGAACCGGTTGCGGTATCGTGTGGTTGCCGAGTCCCCATTTCGAGGAGCGAAAGACCGGGGTCGACACGGTAGTGCTCCACTATACTGCCACGGGCAGTCTGGAAGAGACAGCGGATCTCTTGCTCAAACAGGAGCGCCCCGTGTCGGTCCATTACGTAATCGGAAGAGACGGGCGTATAGTCCAGATGGTCGACCTGGAGAAGAAGGCGTGGCACGCTGGGGAGAGCATGTTTCAGGGCAGGCCAGATGTGAATGACTTCAGTATAGGCATCGAACTGGTCAACTGGGGGCTCTTGAAACAAAGGGAGGGGACTCTCTTTGTATGGCCCGGGGAGTACGGGACGGAATACCCTGGAGAGTCGGCCGTATATGCAGGGGGGCAATGGTGGGACCGGTTCACGGAGACGCAGTATGGGGTTCTCGGTGATTTGATCGGCCAGATAAGGGTCTTTTTCCCGGCGATCACCCCCGAGCGGATCGTGGGGCACGCGGAGGTGGCCCTTCCCAGAGGCAGGAAGATCGACCCGGGCCTCGCCTTTGACTGGGAACGGGTGAGAGGGAATCGGAGAGGGTGGGGCTGA